In Zingiber officinale cultivar Zhangliang chromosome 6A, Zo_v1.1, whole genome shotgun sequence, a single genomic region encodes these proteins:
- the LOC121998309 gene encoding uncharacterized protein LOC121998309 isoform X1 gives MSWHIYSAESSVPIKGGWVVLFSFRGCCGGPKRKEKGKPNAPIPSRRRSAPKSWRMDLNLYLGLPRSPPSRSRDLGSDLSLNSLPWSSPTTTVEERGSSIPMSGAVEPSESHPPYSPSHEEYNPELPVALPEDSDGTPDPPYYPSFGRYWQFGLSPEPEGADASYSPPILHSLPASQDTEERSVQDVNPQTLYDPTSPPTFPYAAVAYLPPYFTGSTSSQEHETASFSLYPALSSPTREFLPVEGGTSSQPELLRPSDSCFRRFLDTSHRRPTRRFRSTLLQVGERFSFGSPSLPNTELPVPDVVISQRPSECNGKHKVKTENTPADASEEEGEDKGRNVANFECNICFDMAGEPVVTSCGHLFCWPCLYQWLHVHSEHKECPVCKGEVNESNITPIYGRGSSQSSAEKKCAEDGDSTLKIPPRPSGNRLESFRQQFWPVSRRLGEGIAATWRRFLDQHLHTGSRYESHADPNLQELYENVQRRALIRLRARRLQRDMNSEGGSIAGDLGQPANNVPNSNRSTTDSIFRDGVDLWHQFMHERGTDRLTSIAADFERVVGRLNRNDGNGASTSVDPPTTEALTSRPLAEVALSADQVSASSTMAVIQGDVVTSEAPAEPQSVGSSPNRRRRGRSSTSGSYDVDGGTLHSFKRRRLN, from the exons ATGAGCTGGCACATCTACTCCGCCGAGTCGTCAGTCCCTATAAAGGGAGGATGGGTGGTACTCTTCTCGTTCCGTGGCTGCTGCGGGGGGccgaaaaggaaagaaaaaggaaaacccAATGCCCCAATACCGAGTCGTCGCCGCTCCGCCCCCAAATCTTG gaggatggatctgaacctctaTTTGGGTCTGCCTCGTTCTCCGCCTTCTCGAAGTCGCGATCTAGGGTCTGATCTCTCACTCAACTCGTTGCCCTGGTCGTCTCCTACCACCACCGTCGAGGAAAGGGGTTCTTCGATTCCTATGTCTGGCGCTGTGGAACCATCGGAGTCGCATCCTCCGTACTCTCCCTCCCACGAGGAGTACAACCCTGAGTTGCCGGTTGCTCTTCCGGAGGATAGTGATGGCACTCCGGACCCCCCCTACTACCCCTCTTTTGGGCGATATTGGCAGTTTGGACTATCCCCTGAACCTGAAGGAGCTGATGCCTCGTACTCTCCTCCGATTCTCCATTCCTTACCGGCTTCACAGGACACTGAAGAACGCTCAGTTCAGGATGTCAACCCTCAAACTCTTTATGATCCTACATCGCCACCGACATTCCCATATGCTGCCGTGGCTTATTTGCCGCCATATTTTACTGGCTCCACAAGCTCACAAGAACATGAAACAGCTAGCTTTAGCCTTTATCCAGCACTTTCTTCTCCAACTCGTGAATTCCTGCCTGTGGAAGGTGGAACGTCGTCGCAGCCTGAGCTTCTTCGGCCATCAGATTCTTGCTTCAGGAGGTTCCTCGACACTAGTCATCGACGGCCAACCAGAAGATTTCGGTCTACACTTCTGCAGGTCGGAGAGAGATTTAGTTTTGGATCCCCGTCATTACCTAATACTGAGCTGCCAGTTCCTGATGTAGTCATCTCCCAAAGACCTTCGGAATGCAATGGGAAACATAAAGTAAAGACCGAAAACACTCCAGCAGATGCTTCAGAAGAGGAAGGTGAAGACAAAGGAAGAAATGTTGCTAACTTTGAGTGTAATATCTGTTTTGATATGGCTGGAGAACCTGTTGTTACATCATGTGGTCATTTATTTTGCTGGCCATGTTTATATCAGTGGCTGCATGTCCATTCAGAACATAAGGAATGCCCTGTATGCAAGGGAGAGGTAAATGAATCAAATATCACACCTATTTATGGTAGAGGGAGTTCACAATCAAGTGCTGAGAAGAAATGCGCGGAAGATGGAGATTCTACTCTTAAAATACCACCAAGGCCAAGTGGAAATAGATTAGAGAGCTTTAGGCAGCAATTTTGGCCTGTTTCAAGGAGACTGGGTGAGGGAATTGCGGCAACATGGAGACGCTTTCTGGATCAGCATTTGCATACTGGCAGTAGATATGAATCACACGCAGACCCAAATCTCCAAGAATTGTATGAAAATGTGCAACGCAGAGCTTTAATTAGGCTCAGGGCAAGAAGATTGCAAAGGGATATGAATTCCGAAGGTGGATCCATAGCTGGAGACCTTGGACAGCCTGCAAACAATGTGCCTAACTCAAACAGAAGTACGACAGATTCTATTTTTAGAGATGGTGTTGATCTTTGGCACCAATTTATGCATGAACGTGGCACTGATCGCTTAACTTCTATCGCAGCTGACTTTGAGAGAGTAGTTGGAAGGTTGAATCGCAACGATGGAAATGGTGCTTCTACATCGGTTGATCCTCCAACTACTGAAGCTCTCACTAGCAGGCCTCTAGCTGAAGTAGCATTGTCTGCTGATCAGGTCTCTGCTTCTAGCACCATGGCTGTGATTCAAGGTGATGTTGTTACTTCTGAGGCCCCAGCAGAACCTCAAAGTGTGGGATCATCTCCAAACAGGAGGAGGAGAGGTAGAAGCAGCACATCTGGTTCTTATGATGTTGATGGAGGCACACTTCACTCATTTAAGAGAAGAAGATTGAACTAA
- the LOC121998309 gene encoding uncharacterized protein LOC121998309 isoform X2, producing the protein MSWHIYSAESSVPIKGGWVVLFSFRGCCGGPKRKEKGKPNAPIPSRRRSAPKSWRMDLNLYLGLPRSPPSRSRDLGSDLSLNSLPWSSPTTTVEERGSSIPMSGAVEPSESHPPYSPSHEEYNPELPVALPEDSDGTPDPPYYPSFGRYWQFGLSPEPEGADASYSPPILHSLPASQDTEERSVQDVNPQTLYDPTSPPTFPYAAVAYLPPYFTGSTSSQEHETASFSLYPALSSPTREFLPVEGGTSSQPELLRPSDSCFRRFLDTSHRRPTRRFRSTLLQVGERFSFGSPSLPNTELPVPDVVISQRPSECNGKHKVKTENTPADASEEEGEDKGRNVANFECNICFDMAGEPVVTSCGHLFCWPCLYQWLHVHSEHKECPVCKGEVNESNITPIYGRGSSQSSAEKKCAEDGDSTLKIPPRPSGNRLESFRQQFWPVSRRLGEGIAATWRRFLDQHLHTGSRYESHADPNLQELYENVQRRALIRLRARRLQRDMNSEGGSIAGDLGQPANNVPNSNRTDFERVVGRLNRNDGNGASTSVDPPTTEALTSRPLAEVALSADQVSASSTMAVIQGDVVTSEAPAEPQSVGSSPNRRRRGRSSTSGSYDVDGGTLHSFKRRRLN; encoded by the exons ATGAGCTGGCACATCTACTCCGCCGAGTCGTCAGTCCCTATAAAGGGAGGATGGGTGGTACTCTTCTCGTTCCGTGGCTGCTGCGGGGGGccgaaaaggaaagaaaaaggaaaacccAATGCCCCAATACCGAGTCGTCGCCGCTCCGCCCCCAAATCTTG gaggatggatctgaacctctaTTTGGGTCTGCCTCGTTCTCCGCCTTCTCGAAGTCGCGATCTAGGGTCTGATCTCTCACTCAACTCGTTGCCCTGGTCGTCTCCTACCACCACCGTCGAGGAAAGGGGTTCTTCGATTCCTATGTCTGGCGCTGTGGAACCATCGGAGTCGCATCCTCCGTACTCTCCCTCCCACGAGGAGTACAACCCTGAGTTGCCGGTTGCTCTTCCGGAGGATAGTGATGGCACTCCGGACCCCCCCTACTACCCCTCTTTTGGGCGATATTGGCAGTTTGGACTATCCCCTGAACCTGAAGGAGCTGATGCCTCGTACTCTCCTCCGATTCTCCATTCCTTACCGGCTTCACAGGACACTGAAGAACGCTCAGTTCAGGATGTCAACCCTCAAACTCTTTATGATCCTACATCGCCACCGACATTCCCATATGCTGCCGTGGCTTATTTGCCGCCATATTTTACTGGCTCCACAAGCTCACAAGAACATGAAACAGCTAGCTTTAGCCTTTATCCAGCACTTTCTTCTCCAACTCGTGAATTCCTGCCTGTGGAAGGTGGAACGTCGTCGCAGCCTGAGCTTCTTCGGCCATCAGATTCTTGCTTCAGGAGGTTCCTCGACACTAGTCATCGACGGCCAACCAGAAGATTTCGGTCTACACTTCTGCAGGTCGGAGAGAGATTTAGTTTTGGATCCCCGTCATTACCTAATACTGAGCTGCCAGTTCCTGATGTAGTCATCTCCCAAAGACCTTCGGAATGCAATGGGAAACATAAAGTAAAGACCGAAAACACTCCAGCAGATGCTTCAGAAGAGGAAGGTGAAGACAAAGGAAGAAATGTTGCTAACTTTGAGTGTAATATCTGTTTTGATATGGCTGGAGAACCTGTTGTTACATCATGTGGTCATTTATTTTGCTGGCCATGTTTATATCAGTGGCTGCATGTCCATTCAGAACATAAGGAATGCCCTGTATGCAAGGGAGAGGTAAATGAATCAAATATCACACCTATTTATGGTAGAGGGAGTTCACAATCAAGTGCTGAGAAGAAATGCGCGGAAGATGGAGATTCTACTCTTAAAATACCACCAAGGCCAAGTGGAAATAGATTAGAGAGCTTTAGGCAGCAATTTTGGCCTGTTTCAAGGAGACTGGGTGAGGGAATTGCGGCAACATGGAGACGCTTTCTGGATCAGCATTTGCATACTGGCAGTAGATATGAATCACACGCAGACCCAAATCTCCAAGAATTGTATGAAAATGTGCAACGCAGAGCTTTAATTAGGCTCAGGGCAAGAAGATTGCAAAGGGATATGAATTCCGAAGGTGGATCCATAGCTGGAGACCTTGGACAGCCTGCAAACAATGTGCCTAACTCAAACAGAA CTGACTTTGAGAGAGTAGTTGGAAGGTTGAATCGCAACGATGGAAATGGTGCTTCTACATCGGTTGATCCTCCAACTACTGAAGCTCTCACTAGCAGGCCTCTAGCTGAAGTAGCATTGTCTGCTGATCAGGTCTCTGCTTCTAGCACCATGGCTGTGATTCAAGGTGATGTTGTTACTTCTGAGGCCCCAGCAGAACCTCAAAGTGTGGGATCATCTCCAAACAGGAGGAGGAGAGGTAGAAGCAGCACATCTGGTTCTTATGATGTTGATGGAGGCACACTTCACTCATTTAAGAGAAGAAGATTGAACTAA